The Micromonospora sp. M71_S20 genome has a window encoding:
- a CDS encoding sensor histidine kinase: MNSDTDEGWRRPGPTPEQRRLDVYTGLAATVLALFSLTLTRSAGAFLLGPPPSGPEQIFWTVAVTLPLIWRRRFPAAVTLVVSVAFIAAQARSAPETQLASWALFAALYTLGAWGRDRRLSRRLRIGVIATMFLWLGIYYATTYTNIPADAFARAVGPVPPLLAAMVNGVLVNGLYFGFAYFFGETAWLAARRQHEVQARAEELRRSQAEIREHAVVGERVRIARELHDVVAHHVSVMGVQAAAARRVFDKDPVKARTALSAIEETARTAVDELRRMLGLLRARDGGPDRPDQPGPAGIDRITAVVERAREAGLRATMGVYGDPTPLPESVSQAAYRVAQEAVTNALKHAEGATALDVRIRYLAHEVEVDVTDDGRATRPPNADGLGLVGMRERVATHGGALEVGPRAGGGWRVRARFPLPLPVGRPA, encoded by the coding sequence ATGAACAGCGACACCGACGAGGGCTGGCGGCGCCCGGGGCCCACCCCGGAGCAGCGCCGGCTGGACGTCTACACCGGGTTGGCCGCCACCGTTCTGGCGCTGTTCAGCCTGACCCTGACCCGCAGCGCCGGCGCGTTCCTGCTCGGCCCGCCGCCGTCCGGCCCGGAGCAGATCTTCTGGACCGTCGCGGTGACCCTGCCGCTGATCTGGCGACGCCGGTTCCCCGCCGCCGTCACGCTGGTGGTCTCGGTCGCGTTCATCGCCGCGCAGGCCCGCTCCGCCCCGGAGACGCAGCTCGCCTCGTGGGCGCTGTTCGCCGCCCTCTACACGCTGGGCGCGTGGGGCCGGGACCGGCGGCTGTCCCGACGGCTGCGGATCGGCGTCATCGCCACCATGTTCCTGTGGCTCGGGATCTACTACGCGACCACCTACACCAACATCCCCGCCGACGCGTTCGCCCGCGCGGTCGGGCCCGTGCCCCCGTTGCTCGCGGCGATGGTGAACGGGGTGCTGGTCAACGGCCTCTACTTCGGGTTCGCGTACTTCTTCGGGGAGACCGCGTGGCTGGCCGCCCGGCGTCAGCACGAGGTGCAGGCGCGGGCCGAGGAGCTGCGCCGTTCGCAGGCCGAGATCCGCGAGCACGCGGTGGTGGGCGAGCGGGTCCGCATCGCCCGCGAGCTGCACGACGTGGTCGCCCACCACGTGTCGGTGATGGGGGTGCAGGCGGCCGCCGCCCGCCGGGTGTTCGACAAGGACCCGGTCAAGGCCCGCACGGCGCTGAGCGCGATCGAGGAGACCGCCCGCACGGCCGTCGACGAGCTGCGCCGGATGCTCGGCCTGCTCCGCGCCCGCGACGGCGGCCCGGACCGCCCCGACCAGCCGGGGCCCGCCGGGATAGACCGGATCACGGCCGTGGTCGAGCGCGCCCGCGAGGCCGGGCTGCGGGCCACCATGGGGGTGTACGGGGACCCGACGCCGCTGCCGGAGTCGGTCTCGCAGGCCGCGTACCGGGTGGCCCAGGAGGCCGTGACGAACGCGCTCAAGCACGCCGAGGGCGCGACCGCGCTCGACGTGCGGATCCGCTACCTGGCACACGAGGTGGAGGTCGACGTGACCGATGACGGACGGGCCACCCGCCCGCCGAACGCCGACGGGCTCGGCCTGGTCGGGATGCGCGAGCGGGTCGCCACCCACGGCGGCGCGCTGGAGGTCGGCCCGCGCGCCGGCGGCGGCTGGCGGGTACGGGCCCGGTTCCCGCTGCCGCTGCCGGTGGGGCGGCCCGCGTGA
- a CDS encoding response regulator transcription factor has product MPGTDRPVRVLLADDQHLVRTGFRVILEVEDDIEVVGEAADGERAASMTRALRPDVVLMDVEMPGVDGLEATRRITAEEDGPGGPAVLILTTFDRDDYLFAALRAGASGFLLKNGTPEALIEAIRVLARGDGLLAPELTRRVIATFARPGEPVTPGGPRTAPEAALRDLTPREREVLVLVAGGASNAEIAAELHLGEATVKTHVSRVLAKLGLRDRVQAVVFAYEHGVVRPGG; this is encoded by the coding sequence GTGCCCGGGACCGACCGTCCGGTCCGGGTGCTGCTCGCCGACGACCAGCACCTGGTCCGCACCGGCTTCCGGGTCATCCTGGAGGTGGAGGACGACATCGAGGTCGTCGGGGAGGCCGCCGACGGGGAGCGCGCCGCCAGCATGACCCGGGCGCTGCGTCCGGACGTCGTGCTGATGGACGTGGAGATGCCCGGGGTCGACGGGCTGGAGGCCACCCGGCGGATCACCGCCGAGGAGGACGGGCCGGGCGGGCCGGCCGTACTGATCCTCACCACGTTCGACCGGGACGACTACCTGTTCGCCGCGCTGCGCGCCGGGGCCAGCGGCTTCCTGCTCAAGAACGGCACCCCGGAGGCCCTGATCGAGGCGATCCGGGTGCTCGCCCGGGGCGACGGTCTGCTCGCCCCGGAACTCACCCGGCGGGTGATCGCCACCTTCGCCCGCCCCGGCGAGCCCGTCACCCCGGGCGGCCCGAGGACGGCTCCCGAGGCGGCACTGCGGGATCTCACCCCCCGCGAGCGGGAGGTCCTGGTCCTGGTCGCCGGCGGCGCCAGCAACGCCGAGATCGCCGCCGAGCTGCACCTGGGCGAGGCGACGGTGAAGACGCACGTCAGCCGGGTGCTCGCCAAGCTGGGCCTGCGCGACCGGGTGCAGGCGGTGGTCTTCGCGTACGAGCACGGGGTCGTGCGCCCCGGCGGCTGA
- a CDS encoding ABC transporter ATP-binding protein has product MTNVLRLDGVDRSFGDRRVLQNVSFDVAAGRMTGFVGGNGAGKTTTMRIILGVLAPDAGEITWQGAPLSRQARRRFGYMPEERGLYPKMSVRDQVAYLGRLHGMSAAAARRNTDALLERVGLAERGDDLLETLSLGNQQRAQIAAALVHDPEVLVLDEPFSGLDPLAVDTVVAVLRERAAAGAPVLFSSHQLDVVERLCDDLVIIGGGLIRAAGSREELRATYTVPRYELVVETDAGWLRDQPGVTLVDLDGARAVFDLAPGTDEQPVLHAALARGPVRAFRPVSPSLTEIFREVAQ; this is encoded by the coding sequence GTGACCAATGTGCTCCGCCTCGACGGCGTCGACCGCAGCTTCGGCGACCGGCGGGTGCTCCAGAACGTGTCCTTCGACGTGGCCGCCGGCCGGATGACCGGCTTCGTGGGCGGCAACGGCGCCGGCAAGACCACCACCATGCGGATCATCCTCGGGGTGCTCGCCCCGGACGCCGGCGAGATCACCTGGCAGGGAGCACCGCTGAGCCGGCAGGCCCGCCGGCGCTTCGGCTACATGCCGGAGGAACGCGGCCTCTACCCGAAGATGAGCGTCCGGGACCAGGTGGCCTACCTGGGTCGGCTGCACGGGATGAGCGCCGCCGCCGCGCGCCGCAACACGGACGCGCTGCTGGAGCGGGTCGGGCTCGCCGAGCGCGGCGACGACCTGCTGGAGACGCTGTCGCTGGGCAACCAGCAGCGCGCGCAGATCGCCGCCGCCCTGGTGCACGACCCCGAGGTGCTGGTGCTCGACGAGCCCTTCTCCGGGCTCGACCCGTTGGCCGTGGACACGGTCGTGGCGGTCCTGCGGGAGCGGGCCGCCGCGGGCGCGCCGGTGCTCTTCTCCAGCCACCAGCTGGACGTCGTCGAGCGGCTCTGCGACGACCTGGTGATCATCGGGGGCGGCCTGATCCGGGCCGCCGGCAGCCGGGAGGAGCTGCGCGCGACGTACACCGTGCCCCGGTACGAGCTGGTGGTGGAGACCGACGCCGGCTGGCTGCGGGACCAGCCGGGGGTGACCCTCGTCGACCTGGACGGCGCGCGCGCCGTGTTCGACCTCGCGCCCGGCACGGACGAGCAGCCGGTGCTGCACGCGGCGCTGGCGCGCGGCCCCGTCCGCGCGTTCCGCCCGGTCAGCCCCTCCCTCACCGAGATCTTCCGAGAGGTCGCCCAGTGA
- a CDS encoding ABC transporter permease, with protein MNTMQATRLVAAREIRVKLRDRTFLFSTLFFLLIAAAATILPPLLSGGPSSVAVTAAAAGPLREAGLQVRTVADDRAAEQVVRDGDVDAAVVSGPAVLAMDEAPDDVVAALSTQPAVRLLDPDAVDPVVAFLVPFAFAFIFFVTSQTFGVQIAQSIVEEKQTRIVEILVAAVPVRALLAGKMIAGTVLALGQIALVALVALVGVQFGDSGGLLSLLAPAIGWFLPFFLLGFVLVAAMWAAAGALVNRQEDIAGVSTPVQLAVMLPFFAVIFLNDNATAMRVLSYLPFSAPTAMPLRLFTGDAAGWEPLVSLALLLVAAAGFVAAGARVYEGSLLRTNGRTSVRTAWRSREKTLG; from the coding sequence GTGAACACCATGCAGGCCACCCGGCTGGTCGCCGCCCGTGAGATCCGGGTCAAGCTGCGCGACCGCACCTTCCTGTTCAGCACGCTGTTCTTCCTGCTGATCGCCGCCGCCGCGACCATCCTGCCGCCGCTGCTCTCCGGCGGCCCGTCGAGCGTGGCGGTGACCGCGGCGGCGGCCGGCCCGCTGCGCGAGGCCGGGCTCCAGGTGCGTACGGTCGCCGACGACCGCGCCGCCGAGCAGGTCGTACGCGACGGCGACGTCGACGCTGCGGTGGTCTCCGGACCGGCGGTGCTCGCCATGGACGAGGCCCCCGACGACGTGGTGGCGGCGCTGAGCACGCAGCCCGCGGTCCGGCTGCTGGACCCCGACGCGGTGGACCCGGTGGTGGCCTTCCTGGTGCCGTTCGCCTTCGCGTTCATCTTCTTCGTCACCTCGCAGACCTTCGGCGTGCAGATCGCGCAGAGCATCGTCGAGGAGAAGCAGACGAGGATCGTGGAGATCCTGGTGGCCGCAGTGCCGGTACGGGCGTTGCTGGCCGGCAAGATGATCGCCGGCACGGTGCTGGCCCTCGGGCAGATCGCGCTGGTCGCCCTCGTCGCCCTGGTCGGGGTGCAGTTCGGCGACAGCGGCGGGCTGCTCTCGCTGCTGGCCCCGGCGATCGGTTGGTTCCTGCCGTTCTTCCTGCTCGGCTTCGTGCTGGTCGCGGCCATGTGGGCGGCGGCCGGCGCACTGGTGAACCGCCAGGAGGACATCGCGGGCGTGTCGACGCCGGTGCAGCTCGCGGTCATGCTGCCGTTCTTCGCGGTGATCTTCCTGAACGACAACGCGACGGCCATGCGGGTGCTGTCCTACCTGCCGTTCTCCGCGCCGACGGCGATGCCGTTGCGGCTGTTCACCGGGGACGCGGCCGGCTGGGAGCCGCTGGTGTCCCTGGCCCTGCTGCTGGTCGCGGCCGCCGGGTTCGTGGCCGCCGGGGCCCGGGTGTACGAGGGCTCGCTGCTGCGCACCAACGGCCGCACCTCGGTGCGGACGGCGTGGCGGTCGCGGGAGAAGACGCTGGGCTGA
- a CDS encoding DUF402 domain-containing protein: protein MDLPGEAGRSGGRAGDGGRFAPGDVVVRREILRGEVWFGCPTICVEDSPDLLVLYLPPGAEFGFPEAGGFPCGRHPWQAAGHRAWSGHGKLMLHRPGEAHSVDVFWVGPERAFAGWYFNLQEPLRRTPIGVDTLDHELDLWWGAGDGRYVWKDVELFAQRLDEGRYPGMADAIRAEGDRIAALLDAGERWWDEAWSAWRPDPAWPVPALPSGWDTVPPSRWDTVPPSR from the coding sequence GTGGATCTTCCGGGCGAGGCGGGGCGAAGCGGTGGTCGGGCGGGCGACGGTGGCCGGTTCGCGCCGGGCGACGTCGTGGTCCGGCGCGAGATCCTGCGCGGCGAGGTGTGGTTCGGCTGCCCGACGATCTGCGTCGAGGACTCGCCCGACCTGCTCGTGCTCTACCTGCCTCCGGGCGCGGAGTTCGGCTTCCCCGAGGCCGGCGGCTTCCCGTGCGGGCGGCACCCGTGGCAGGCCGCCGGGCACCGGGCGTGGAGCGGGCACGGCAAGCTCATGCTGCACCGCCCGGGTGAGGCGCACTCCGTGGACGTCTTCTGGGTCGGCCCGGAGCGTGCCTTCGCCGGCTGGTACTTCAACCTCCAGGAGCCGTTGCGGCGTACGCCGATCGGGGTGGACACCCTCGACCACGAGCTGGACCTCTGGTGGGGTGCCGGCGACGGCCGCTACGTCTGGAAGGACGTGGAGCTGTTCGCCCAGCGCCTCGACGAGGGGCGCTACCCGGGGATGGCCGACGCGATCCGGGCCGAGGGCGACCGGATCGCCGCCCTGCTCGACGCGGGGGAGCGCTGGTGGGACGAGGCCTGGTCGGCCTGGCGCCCGGACCCGGCCTGGCCGGTGCCGGCCCTGCCGTCCGGCTGGGACACCGTCCCGCCGTCCCGCTGGGACACGGTCCCACCCTCCCGCTGA
- a CDS encoding YebC/PmpR family DNA-binding transcriptional regulator, whose product MSGHSKWATTKHKKAVIDAKRGKMFAKLIKNVEVAARTGGGDPAGNPTLYDAIQKAKKNSVPNDNIDRAVKRGSGLEAGGADWQTIMYEGYGPNGVAMLIECLTDNRNRAATEVRTALTRNGGSLADAGSVSYMFSRKGVVIVPKGATTEDDVMMAVLDAGAEEVNDLGEAFEVVCEPTDLIAVRTALQDAGIEYESAESSLIPSVNVPLDEEGARKIFKLIDVLEDCDDVQNVYANFDVSDEVMEAVG is encoded by the coding sequence ATGTCCGGCCACTCAAAGTGGGCGACGACCAAGCACAAGAAGGCGGTCATCGACGCCAAGCGCGGCAAGATGTTCGCCAAGCTGATCAAGAACGTCGAGGTCGCCGCGCGCACCGGCGGCGGTGACCCGGCCGGCAACCCGACGCTCTACGACGCCATCCAGAAGGCGAAGAAGAACTCGGTCCCCAACGACAACATCGACCGCGCCGTCAAGCGCGGCTCGGGCCTGGAGGCCGGCGGCGCCGACTGGCAGACCATCATGTACGAGGGCTACGGCCCGAACGGCGTGGCGATGCTGATCGAGTGCCTGACCGACAACCGCAACCGGGCGGCGACCGAGGTGCGCACCGCGCTGACCCGTAACGGCGGCTCGCTCGCCGACGCGGGCTCGGTGTCGTACATGTTCTCCCGCAAGGGCGTGGTGATCGTCCCCAAGGGCGCGACGACCGAGGACGACGTCATGATGGCGGTCCTCGACGCCGGCGCCGAGGAGGTCAACGACCTGGGTGAGGCGTTCGAGGTGGTCTGCGAGCCGACCGACCTGATCGCCGTCCGCACCGCGCTTCAGGACGCCGGCATCGAGTACGAGTCGGCCGAGTCGTCGCTGATCCCGAGCGTCAACGTCCCCCTCGACGAGGAGGGCGCCCGCAAGATCTTCAAGCTGATCGACGTCCTGGAGGACTGCGACGACGTGCAGAACGTCTACGCGAACTTCGACGTCAGCGACGAGGTGATGGAGGCCGTCGGCTGA
- a CDS encoding NADPH-dependent FMN reductase, with protein sequence MENAQTAGPVRIGLIVGSTRPGRRCPAVAGWATQVATGHDAVRSGAATVTVLDLAEQQLPLLDEPVPAMFGDYRNPHTRRWSALVGACDAFVFVTPEYNHSVPAALKNAVDYLHAEWNGKPAGILSYGVRGGTLAGEHLRQVLTEVRATVVPTAVSLTVFTDFDFSEADPGDPTAPGRIAPATERAEALSAMLTEIVAQAREPRPGDPVAADAGAERMG encoded by the coding sequence ATGGAGAACGCACAGACAGCAGGGCCGGTCCGGATCGGCCTGATCGTGGGAAGCACCCGTCCCGGCCGGCGCTGCCCGGCGGTCGCGGGGTGGGCGACGCAGGTCGCGACGGGGCACGACGCGGTGCGCTCCGGTGCGGCGACCGTGACGGTGCTGGACCTGGCGGAGCAGCAGTTGCCGCTGCTCGACGAGCCGGTGCCGGCGATGTTCGGCGACTACCGCAACCCGCACACCCGCCGCTGGTCCGCGCTGGTGGGGGCCTGTGACGCGTTCGTGTTCGTCACGCCGGAGTACAACCACTCCGTGCCGGCCGCGCTGAAGAACGCCGTCGACTACCTCCACGCCGAGTGGAACGGCAAGCCGGCGGGAATACTCAGCTACGGCGTGCGGGGCGGCACTCTGGCCGGCGAGCACCTACGGCAGGTCCTGACCGAGGTGCGGGCGACGGTCGTGCCCACGGCGGTCTCGCTGACCGTCTTCACCGACTTCGACTTCTCCGAGGCGGATCCGGGCGATCCGACGGCACCGGGGCGGATCGCGCCGGCGACCGAGCGGGCGGAAGCCTTGTCGGCGATGCTGACGGAGATCGTCGCCCAGGCGCGCGAGCCGCGCCCCGGTGACCCGGTGGCGGCCGACGCCGGCGCGGAGCGGATGGGGTGA
- a CDS encoding helix-turn-helix transcriptional regulator: MDGELGAFLRSRREAVQPAQVGLAAGSRRRTPGLRRAELATLAQVSVEYLTRLEQGRDTHPSPEILAALADALLLDDADREHLRQLAAANHGRSLCPGERQTVSRTVRPTVGAVLDALRDSPAYVLNRLGDLLAWNDPYDRLARPLGLFDGDRPNLVWFVLADERARDHFPDWAKLADQQVAELHRLRQGDPAVDDFAERLARTVGAPFTGRWQRRPVAAPVTGVRGLRHPEVGLLRLTYETLEFADSDHQRLVVHLPADAATAAGLDRLRGRLPGHLRSVAG, from the coding sequence ATGGACGGGGAGTTGGGCGCGTTCCTGCGTAGCCGCCGGGAAGCCGTGCAGCCGGCCCAGGTCGGCCTCGCCGCAGGATCCCGGCGGCGCACGCCCGGGCTGCGTCGAGCCGAGCTGGCGACGCTCGCACAGGTCAGCGTCGAATACCTGACCCGCCTGGAACAGGGCCGCGACACCCATCCGTCGCCCGAGATCCTCGCCGCACTCGCCGACGCCCTGTTGCTGGACGACGCCGACCGCGAGCATCTGCGGCAGTTGGCGGCGGCGAACCACGGCCGGAGCCTGTGCCCGGGTGAGCGGCAGACGGTCTCCCGCACGGTTCGGCCGACCGTCGGCGCGGTGCTCGACGCGCTGCGGGACTCCCCCGCATACGTGCTGAACCGGCTCGGCGACCTGCTGGCCTGGAACGATCCGTACGACCGGCTGGCCCGCCCGCTGGGCCTGTTCGACGGCGACCGCCCCAACCTGGTGTGGTTCGTGCTGGCCGACGAGCGCGCCCGCGACCACTTCCCCGACTGGGCAAAGCTGGCCGACCAACAGGTCGCCGAGCTGCACCGGCTGCGCCAGGGTGACCCGGCCGTCGACGACTTCGCCGAACGGCTCGCCCGTACGGTCGGCGCGCCCTTCACCGGGCGGTGGCAGCGGCGACCGGTGGCCGCGCCGGTCACCGGTGTGCGAGGGCTGCGGCACCCGGAGGTGGGGCTGCTGCGCCTGACCTACGAAACGCTGGAGTTCGCCGACAGCGACCACCAGCGTCTCGTCGTCCACCTTCCCGCCGACGCGGCCACCGCGGCCGGGTTGGACCGGCTACGGGGCCGCCTGCCCGGGCACCTGCGCTCGGTGGCCGGCTGA
- the pdxT gene encoding pyridoxal 5'-phosphate synthase glutaminase subunit PdxT, with protein MSDAPVIGVLALQGDVREHVAALAAAGADARPVRRAQELDAVDGLVIPGGESTTISKLADIFELREPIDKRIADGMPVYGSCAGMIMLASDVLDGRPDQRGFAGIEMTVRRNAFGRQVDSFEASVGITGVEGGPFHAVFIRAPWVERVGDGVEVLGTVTEGPAAGRIVAVRQGNLLATSFHPELTGDARVHAYFVAMVRASR; from the coding sequence ATGAGCGACGCACCCGTGATCGGTGTGCTCGCCCTCCAGGGGGACGTCCGCGAGCACGTCGCCGCGCTGGCGGCGGCCGGCGCGGACGCCCGCCCGGTACGCCGTGCGCAGGAGCTGGACGCGGTGGACGGGCTGGTCATCCCCGGTGGCGAGTCCACCACGATCAGCAAGCTCGCCGACATCTTCGAGCTGCGCGAGCCGATCGACAAGCGCATCGCCGACGGCATGCCGGTCTACGGCTCCTGCGCCGGCATGATCATGCTGGCCAGCGACGTCCTCGACGGCCGCCCCGACCAGCGCGGCTTCGCCGGCATCGAGATGACCGTGCGGCGCAACGCGTTCGGCCGGCAGGTCGACTCGTTCGAGGCGTCGGTGGGGATCACCGGCGTCGAGGGCGGGCCGTTCCACGCGGTGTTCATCCGGGCGCCGTGGGTCGAGCGGGTCGGCGACGGCGTCGAGGTGCTCGGCACGGTGACCGAGGGCCCGGCGGCCGGCCGGATCGTGGCGGTGCGGCAGGGCAACCTGCTGGCCACCTCGTTCCACCCGGAGCTGACCGGCGACGCGCGGGTGCACGCGTACTTCGTGGCGATGGTCCGGGCGTCCCGCTGA
- the pdxS gene encoding pyridoxal 5'-phosphate synthase lyase subunit PdxS, giving the protein MPETSAQNASASPVTGTARVKRGMAEMLKGGVIMDVVNAEQAKIAEDAGAVAVMALERVPADIRAQGGVSRMSDPDMIDGIINAVSIPVMAKARIGHFVEAQILQSLGVDYVDESEVLTPADFANHIDKWAFTVPFVCGATNLGEALRRITEGAAMIRSKGEAGTGDVSNATTHMRKIRQEIRRLSSLPTDELFVAAKELQAPYELVKEVAESGKLPVVLFTAGGIATPADAAMMMQLGAEGVFVGSGIFKSGNPAQRAAAIVKATTFHDDPDVLAKVSRGLGEAMVGINVDEIPQPHRLAERGW; this is encoded by the coding sequence GTGCCCGAAACCAGTGCCCAGAACGCTAGCGCCAGCCCCGTCACCGGCACCGCCCGCGTCAAGCGCGGCATGGCCGAGATGCTCAAGGGCGGCGTGATCATGGACGTGGTCAACGCCGAGCAGGCCAAGATCGCCGAGGACGCCGGCGCCGTCGCGGTGATGGCGCTCGAGCGGGTGCCCGCCGACATCCGTGCCCAGGGCGGGGTGTCCCGGATGAGCGACCCCGACATGATCGACGGCATCATCAACGCCGTCTCCATCCCGGTCATGGCCAAGGCCCGGATCGGTCACTTCGTGGAGGCCCAGATTCTCCAGTCGCTCGGCGTCGACTACGTCGACGAGTCCGAGGTGCTGACCCCGGCCGACTTCGCGAACCACATCGACAAGTGGGCCTTCACCGTGCCCTTCGTCTGCGGGGCGACCAACCTCGGCGAGGCCCTGCGCCGGATCACCGAGGGCGCGGCCATGATCCGCTCCAAGGGCGAGGCCGGCACCGGTGACGTCTCCAACGCCACGACCCACATGCGCAAGATCCGCCAGGAGATCCGCCGGCTGAGCTCGCTGCCGACCGACGAGCTGTTCGTGGCCGCCAAGGAGCTCCAGGCGCCGTACGAGCTGGTCAAGGAGGTCGCCGAGAGCGGCAAGCTGCCGGTGGTGCTCTTCACCGCCGGTGGGATCGCCACCCCGGCCGACGCCGCGATGATGATGCAGCTCGGCGCCGAGGGTGTCTTCGTCGGCTCCGGCATCTTCAAGTCCGGCAACCCCGCGCAGCGGGCCGCCGCGATCGTCAAGGCCACCACCTTCCACGACGACCCGGACGTGCTGGCCAAGGTCTCCCGGGGCCTGGGCGAGGCGATGGTCGGCATCAACGTCGACGAGATCCCGCAGCCGCACCGCTTGGCCGAGCGCGGCTGGTGA